A region from the Gymnogyps californianus isolate 813 chromosome 14, ASM1813914v2, whole genome shotgun sequence genome encodes:
- the SLC35A4 gene encoding probable UDP-sugar transporter protein SLC35A4, which produces MADDKDPLPKLKDLTFLKDQLESLQRRVEDEVHAGVGQDGSLLASPFLKGFLAGYLVAKLRFSAVLGFVAGTCTGIYAAQNYAVPNVEKTVRDYFSSLKKGRD; this is translated from the exons ATGGCGGACGATAAG GACCCGCTGCCCAAGCTGAAGGACCTCACCTTCCTGAAGGACCAGCTGGAGAGCCTGCAGCGCAGGGTGGAGGACGAGGTGCACGCTGGCGTGGGGCAG GATGGCTCTCTGCTGGCCTCGCCCTTTCTCAAAGGCTTCCTGGCAGGCTACCTGGTAGCCAAACTTCGCTTCTCGGCCGTCCTGGGATTCGTGGCTGGGACCTGCACAGGGATATACGCTGCTCAGAACTACGCTGTCCCCAATGTTGAGAAGACAGTCCGGGACTATTTCAGTTCGCTGAAAAAAGGTCGGGACTAG
- the LOC127021910 gene encoding probable UDP-sugar transporter protein SLC35A4 — protein MVFGLFLNVLGCESVWPLCTDKQFTLAGCRLKMVMFGNAAGSANWVLRRGLWGLMLVLSVAIYGSHAPLLTQCKVDGMIPFSSTSVVVLVELTKLVFSLLFLLTWDRELLGVAVSWRHIAPFALSALLYAANNNLVVHMQLFMDPSTYQVLSNLKIVSTALLYSLFLRQRLSMRKWLALFLLVAAGVSYSCGGLQDPGSPSKMQLHITLVGLLLISVYCLISGLSAVYTEAILKTQALPLSLQNFFLYFFGVLLNLIGYFWSSPEGGFLEGFSSWVLVIVVSQALNGLIMSVVMKHSSNITRLFVISCSILVNALLSVTLFNLQLTLLFFIAVSCIGLAVHLYYGVT, from the coding sequence ATGGTATTTGGTCTCTTCTTGAATGTTCTAGGGTGCGAGTCTGTCTGGCCTCTCTGCACTGATAAACAGTTCACCCTTGCTGGCTGCCGCCTGAAAATGGTGATGTTTGGTAATGCCGCTGGCTCTGCAAACTGGGTGCTCCGGAGGGGCCTGTGGGGACTGATGCTGGTCTTGTCTGTAGCCATATACGGCTCTCATGCTCCCCTCCTGACCCAGTGCAAGGTGGACGGGATGATCCCCTTCAGCTCCACGTCCGTCGTGGTTCTTGTTGAGCTGACAAAGCTGGTGTTCTCCCTCCTGTTCCTGCTGACCTGGGaccgggagctgctgggagtCGCCGTGTCATGGCGCCACATTGCCCCCTTcgccctctctgccctgctctaTGCTGCCAACAACAACTTGGTGGTTCATATGCAGCTCTTCATGGATCCCAGCACCTACCAGGTCTTGAGTAACTTAAAGATCGTCAGCACTGCGCTTCTCTACAGCCTCTTCCTGCGCCAAAGACTCAGCATGCGCAAATGGCTGGCTCTTTtcctgctggtggctgctggggTGAGCTACAGCTGTGGCGGCCTGCAGGACCCTGGCAGCCCCTCCAAGATGCAGCTGCACATCACGCTGGTGGGCTTGTTGCTGATCTCGGTGTACTGCCTGATATCAGGCTTGTCTGCTGTCTACACGGAAGCCATCCTGAAAACCCAGGCACTGCCTCTCAGCCTTCAGaactttttcctttacttctttGGGGTCCTGCTCAACTTGATCGGCTACTTCTGGAGCAGCCCAGAGGGTGGTTTTTTGGAGGGCTTTTCCTCCTGGGTGCTGGTGATTGTGGTCAGCCAGGCCTTGAACGGCTTGATCATGTCCGTGGTCATGAAGCACAGCAGTAACATCACCAGGCTCTTCGTGATCTCCTGCTCTATCCTGGTCAACGCCCTCCTGTCTGTCACTCTCTTCAATCTGCAGCTCACCCTCCTCTTCTTCATTGCTGTCTCATGCATCGGCCTCGCTGTTCACTTGTACTATGGGGTCACGtag
- the NDUFA2 gene encoding NADH dehydrogenase [ubiquinone] 1 alpha subcomplex subunit 2, producing MAAAAAVRGIGGGLGRGLRELRIHLCQRSPGSRGVRDFIEQHYVTLKKANPDFPILIRECSGVQPKLWARYEFGKEKSVPLNNLTVDEVAKALENIVKSKV from the exons atggcggcggcggcggctgtgAGGGGCATCGGGGGCGGGCTGGGCCGCGGCCTGCGGGAGCTCCGCATCCACCTGTGCCAGCGCTCCCCGGGCAGCCGCGGTGTCAG agACTTCATCGAGCAGCACTATGTGACCCTGAAGAAGGCAAATCCCGACTTCCCCATCCTGATCCGCGAGTGCTCCGGTGTCCAGCCCAAGCTCTGGGCTCGGTACG AGTTTGGCAAGGAGAAAAGCGTGCCGCTGAACAACCTTACCGTGGACGAAGTGGCCAAGGCCTTGGAGAACATTGTGAAAAGCAAGGTGTGA
- the TMCO6 gene encoding transmembrane and coiled-coil domain-containing protein 6 — protein MWGRRQRRAGPSGRGAEELRARRREREAALRKARRQEQLVSKRLLREDTAAEDGGQDGAEIMPDPLSEDEVLELLRGVQRGSEDRKRSLSRLRWALQNKETQQKFVRLDGSIRTLIGLFTSSLADMQMEAARCLHELSHSSDPAVAEACLPVTSYLLTYLSGHSVEFTELCLYTLGNLVVESEAVRKQLLPQGIIPVLASCIQSPHEAVLEGLGYVLSQLLQAKEAPTEIIPLVLDSVLPQHMLRLVCSGLKAGIGAAVEFAWCLHYIICSHTANAALLSLGALPALTSLLVDLASEVPQDAPEGLELLVCPVLRCLGNLLAEETAYEVQIQDERLLIALFLILQCFLQQHPFIVQECLWLLNNLTADEPFFCSALLSLDLLPALLQLLPCSQMVSMLVLTVLCNIAEKGPAYCQRLHGQPALPLLLPTLTLPDPEAVGQCLELLHLLFLHWPEAAADFVRQGGHRALEQHQSTPELQERAQALLDMVRQPLGASAFSPCHATLSALS, from the exons ATGTGGGGCCGGCGGCAGCGCAGGGCCGGGCCCAGCGGCCGCGGCGCGGAGGAGCTgcgggcccggcggcgggagcgaGAGGCAG CTCTCAGGAAAGCCCGGCGGCAGGAGCAGCTGGTCAGCAAGCGGCTTCTGCGGGAGGACACTGCAGCAGAGGACGGTGGACAGGATGGAGCAGAGATCATGCCGGACCCTCTCTCGGAGGATGAG GTTCTTGAGCTGCTCAGAGGTGTGCAGAGGGGTTCAGAGGACAGGAAAAGATCACTCAGCCGCCTCCGCTGGGCTCTGCAGAACAAGGAGACTCAGCAGAAGTTTGTCAG GCTGGACGGGAGCATCCGGACACTGATCGGGCTCTTCACCAGCAGCCTGGCTGACATGCAGATGGAGGCAGCCCGCTGTCTCCACGAGCTCTCCCACTCCAGTGACCCTGCTGTGGCTGAGGCATGTCTGCCAGTGACCTCCTATCTCCTCACCTACCTCTCAGGACACAGTGTCGAGTTCACG GAGCTGTGTTTGTACACGCTGGGGAACCTGGTAGTAGAAAGCGAAGCTGTGAGGAAGCAGCTTCTGCCTCAGGGCATCATTCCAGTGCTGGCATCCTGCATCCAG TCCCCGCACGAGGCTGTGCTGGAAGGTCTGGGCTATGTCCTCTCGCAGCTCCTCCAAGCCAAGGAAGCCCCCACAGAGATCATACC CTTGGTTCTGGACTCTGTTCTCCCCCAGCACATGCTTCGACTGGTTTGCTCTGGCCTCAAGGCTGGGATAGGAGCAGCCGTGGAGTTCGCGTGGTGTCTCCACTACATCATTTGTAG CCATACAGCCAACGCGGCATTGCTGTCACTGGGGGCCTTGCCTGCCCTCACCTCGCTCCTGGTCGACCTGGCTTCTGAAGTCCCCCAAGATGCTCCTGAGGGCCTGGAGCTG CTCGTCTGCCCAGTGCTGCGGTGTCTCGGTAACTTGCTCGCGGAGGAGACGGCCTACGAAGTCCAGATCCAGGACGAGCGCCTGCTCATCGCCCTCTTCCTCATCCTGCAGTgcttcctccagcagcacccGTTCATCGTACAGGAGTGTCTCTGGCTGCTGAACAACCTCACGG CGGACGAGCCTTTCTTCTGCTCCGCTCTGCTCTCCCTGGActtgctcccagccctgctgcagctcctgccgtGTTCCCAGATGGTCAGCATGTTG GTCCTGACAGTTCTGTGCAATATAGCAGAGAAGGGGCCAGCCTACTGCCAGCGGCTGCACgggcagcctgccctgcccctgctgctgcccaccctCACGCTGCCTGACCCCGAAGCAGTGGGGCAGTGCCTCGAGCTGCTGCACCTCCTCTTCCTGCACTGGCCGGAG gctgctgctgacTTCGTCAGGCAAGGCGGGCACCGGGCCCTTGAGCAGCACCAGAGCACCCCAGAACTCCAGGAGCGGGCACAAGCGCTGCTGGACATGGTCAGGCAGCCCCTGGGAGCCTCTGCCTTCAGCCCCTGCCACGCCACATTGTCTGCCTTGTCCTAG